The Cohnella abietis genome has a segment encoding these proteins:
- the phnX gene encoding phosphonoacetaldehyde hydrolase — protein sequence MKVQGIILDWAGTAVDYGCMAPVHVFLDIFRTKGIEPTLEEVRAPMGFLKWDHIKTMLEMPRIGKLFEEQIGRPYTDSDVDQMHDEFEPKLLAILHQFADPIEHVINVVDQLRQTGLKIGATTGYNDAMMNIVASKASENGYAPDYWLTPDSVNGKGRPSPYMIYKNMIQLDMGLVSQVVKVGDTASDIQEARNAGVWAVGIVKGSSMLGLTQDEVNAMEDSKLSDLIEAAKQRFLQYGAHYVIEDMSQLPDIIEAINTRLIGGGHPSGN from the coding sequence ATGAAAGTACAAGGAATTATTTTAGATTGGGCAGGAACAGCAGTCGATTATGGGTGCATGGCTCCGGTGCATGTATTCTTGGATATATTCAGAACAAAAGGGATCGAGCCGACGTTGGAGGAAGTACGGGCGCCAATGGGCTTTCTGAAATGGGATCATATAAAGACGATGCTGGAGATGCCGCGAATTGGCAAGCTATTCGAAGAGCAGATTGGGCGTCCCTATACGGATAGCGATGTCGATCAAATGCACGATGAGTTTGAACCGAAGCTACTAGCAATCTTACATCAATTTGCCGATCCAATTGAGCACGTGATTAATGTAGTCGATCAATTACGGCAGACAGGCTTGAAGATCGGTGCAACAACAGGATATAACGATGCCATGATGAATATTGTTGCCAGCAAGGCAAGCGAGAACGGCTATGCACCTGACTATTGGCTAACGCCGGATTCAGTGAACGGTAAGGGACGTCCTTCTCCCTATATGATCTATAAAAATATGATTCAGCTGGATATGGGGCTGGTCTCACAGGTTGTGAAGGTTGGAGACACAGCATCAGATATACAAGAGGCAAGGAATGCCGGAGTTTGGGCAGTTGGCATCGTTAAAGGAAGCTCGATGCTAGGCTTGACTCAGGATGAAGTTAACGCAATGGAAGATAGCAAGCTTAGCGATCTAATAGAAGCAGCTAAGCAACGTTTCTTACAATATGGAGCCCATTATGTAATAGAGGACATGTCTCAGCTACCCGACATTATTGAAGCGATTAATACCCGCCTTATCGGAGGGGGACATCCAAGTGGAAATTAA